A single Vanacampus margaritifer isolate UIUO_Vmar chromosome 14, RoL_Vmar_1.0, whole genome shotgun sequence DNA region contains:
- the LOC144063611 gene encoding PR domain zinc finger protein 12-like, translating to MGSVLPAEALALKSGFKCPARAALSDVITSDVLHSFLYGRWRNVLQGGEHLQADDRHVGCTRTAFTAEVLAQSFVGEVQKLSSLVLPSEVIIAQSSIPGEGLGIFSKTWIKAGTEMGPFTGKVLSPEHVDLFKNNNLMWEVFNEDGTVRYFIDASQEDQRSWMTYIKCARNEQEQNLEVVQIGSSIYYKAVETIPPDQELLVWYGNTLNTFLGIPGVPGTDEEQQQQQQPQKKSRNDDSQSCDSSCSPPSSSSLSSSASSAALLTSGRMRCVICHRGFNSRSNLRSHMRIHTLDKPFVCRFCNRRFSQSSTLRNHVRLHTGERPYKCHVCQSAYSQLAGLRAHQKSARHKPAAAAAAAAAAGETTAQASPPLAPPPPAQQMAPVVRHHHHHHVPLVHHIPALVL from the exons ATGGGCTCCGTGCTGCCCGCCGAAGCTTTGGCCCTGAAGTCTGGATTTAAATGTCCGGCCCGAGCGGCGCTGTCGGACGTGATCACTTCGGACGTCCTGCACAGCTTCCTGTACGGCCGCTGGAGGAACGTCCTGCAGGGGGGCGAGCACCTGCAGGCCGACGATCGCCACGTCGGCTGCACCAGGACCGCCTTCACCGCCGAAGTGCTGGCACAGTCCTTCGTTGGAG agGTACAGAAGTTGTCCAGCCTTGTGCTCCCCAGCGAGGTGATCATTGCACAGAGCTCCATCCCAGGAGAAGGTCTTGGAATCTTCTCCAAAACATGGATCAAGGCGGGCACAGAGATGGGCCCCTTCACAGGCAAAGTCCTGTCCCCGGAACACGTGGACCTGTTCAAGAACAACAACCTGATGTGGGAG GTGTTTAACGAAGATGGCACTGTGAGGTACTTCATCGATGCCAGCCAGGAGGATCAACGCAGCTGGATGACTTATATCAAGTGCGCCCGCAATGAGCAAGAGCAGAACTTGGAGGTGGTCCAGATTGGCAGCAGCATCTATTACAAGGCCGTGGAG ACTATCCCACCGGACCAGGAGTTGCTGGTGTGGTATGGAAACACTCTGAACACATTTCTAGGCATCCCTGGGGTGCCGGGAACAGACgaagagcagcagcagcagcagcaaccgcAGAAGAAGAGCAGAAATG ATGACTCCCAGTCTTGCGATTCCTCGTGCTCGCCGCCTTCCTCGTCGTCGTTGTCATCGTCGGCGTCCAGCGCCGCCCTCCTGACTTCGGGGCGCATGCGCTGCGTCATCTGCCACCGCGGCTTCAACTCGCGCAGCAACCTGCGCTCGCACATGCGCATCCACACGCTGGACAAGCCCTTCGTGTGCCGCTTCTGCAACCGCCGCTTCAGCCAGTCGTCCACGCTGCGCAACCACGTGCGCCTGCACACCGGCGAGCGGCCCTACAAGTGTCACGTGTGCCAGAGCGCCTACTCGCAGCTGGCGGGGCTGCGAGCGCACCAGAAGAGCGCCCGGCACaagcccgccgccgccgccgccgctgcagcCGCTGCCGGCGAGACAACCGCGCAGGCGTCGCCACCACTTGCACCTCCTCCTCCAGCCCAGCAGATGGCGCCGGTGGTCCGTCACCACCATCACCATCATGTGCCACTGGTGCACCACATTCCTGCTCTGGTGCTCTGA